A window of Bacteroidales bacterium contains these coding sequences:
- a CDS encoding DUF2188 domain-containing protein: MKNQHHVVPNSKGGWDVKLAGAAKASAHAETKQAAVDLGRAMSRHQGTEFVIHGKDGKIQQSDSHGNDPFPPRG, from the coding sequence ATGAAAAATCAACACCATGTTGTTCCCAATTCCAAAGGGGGATGGGATGTAAAGCTGGCCGGAGCCGCAAAAGCAAGCGCCCATGCGGAAACCAAACAGGCGGCAGTTGACCTGGGCAGGGCCATGAGCCGTCATCAAGGGACTGAATTTGTCATCCATGGTAAAGATGGGAAAATTCAGCAGAGCGATAGTCACGGAAACGACCCGTTTCCGCCCAGGGGGTAA